One Formosa sp. Hel3_A1_48 genomic window, ATTTAGATAGAGTTATTTACTAAACAAGACGGACCAGTATTTTTACTAGTCCGTTTTTTATTTATAGCATCTCAACCTATTGTAAAGCAATAGATTAATCAAAATATAAGTTTAATTTATATGCTGATAAAACCTACTTCAACTGTTATTGCCGATCCAGATAAAACAACATTTTCTTCGTTATATATACATCCTATTTCTCCACCGCGTTCTGATATTTGTAATGCTTTCATTTCTTTTTTTCGAAATTTTTTAGCCCAATATGGAACAAGCGTACAATGGGCTGAACCTGTTACAGGATCTTCTAAAATACTAGCTTGGGGTGTGAAGAAACGAGAAACAAAATCACAGGTATTTCCTGGCGCAGTAACAATCACTCCACCCGGGTCTAAATTAATTTTGTCAAAAATAGAACGCTCTATTGCAATAGATTCAACGTCTTTTTGCGCTTCGTAGACCAACAAATAGTCACGAGACTTATACACTTCTTTCGGAGCAATGTTTAAAGCATTTAAAATCGAAGCAGGTAGAACTGCAGGAATGCCTTCTCGTGTCGGAAATTCCATTTTGTAGAAGCCTTCTTCACAACGCACCTTTAGTTGTCCACTTACAGTTTCGAAGTAAATTATCTTCTTACTATACCCCAAATGAGCATACAAACAATGTGCTGTTGCTAGTGTGGCATGTCCGCATAAATCCATTTCAATTTCAGGAGTAAACCAACGTAAATGTATATGATCATCAGACTCAACAAAAAAAGCTGTTTCTGCTACTGCATTTTCTTTGGAAATGGCCAGCATAGTCATTTT contains:
- a CDS encoding PhzF family phenazine biosynthesis protein; the protein is MKLKVFHINAFAKHLTGGNPACVIKLNQWLPKMTMLAISKENAVAETAFFVESDDHIHLRWFTPEIEMDLCGHATLATAHCLYAHLGYSKKIIYFETVSGQLKVRCEEGFYKMEFPTREGIPAVLPASILNALNIAPKEVYKSRDYLLVYEAQKDVESIAIERSIFDKINLDPGGVIVTAPGNTCDFVSRFFTPQASILEDPVTGSAHCTLVPYWAKKFRKKEMKALQISERGGEIGCIYNEENVVLSGSAITVEVGFISI